In Colletotrichum lupini chromosome 6, complete sequence, a single window of DNA contains:
- a CDS encoding cutinase, protein MKFFSILSLAVTLAAAAPVEVVDTGVADLQVRQTGATSNELESGSSSACPKVIFIFARASTEPGNMGISAGPIVGDALKSRYGSSQVWVQGVGGPYSADLASNFLPEGTSTVAINEAKRLFTLANTKCPNSAVVAGGYSQGTAVMASSISTLSSTIQNQIKGVVLFGYTKNLQNLGRIPNFPSSKLSVYCDVADAVCYGTLFILPAHFLYQTDAAVAAPIFLAGRIG, encoded by the exons ATGAAGTTCTTCAGCATCCTCTCCCTCGCCGTCACCCTCGCCGCCGCGGCACCAGTCGAAGTCGTCGACACCGGCGTCGCTGACCTCCAGGTCCGCCAGACGGGAGCGACCAGCAACGAGCTCGAGTCCGGCAGCAGCTCCGCCTGCCCCAAGGTCATCTTCATCTTTGCCCGCGCCTCCACCGAGCCCGGCAACATG GGAATCAGCGCGGGCCCCATTGTCGGCGATGCCCTCAAGAGCCGCTACGGCTCGAGCCAAGTCTGGGTTCAGGGCGTCGGCGGACCGTACAGCGCTGATCTGGCTTCCAACTTCCTCCCCGAGGGAACCAGCACCGTCGCCATCAACGAGGCCAAGAGGCTCTTCACCTTGGCCAACACCAAGTGCCCCAACTCCGCCGTCGTGGCTGGCGGATACAG CCAGGGAACCGCCGTCATGGCCTCGTCCATCTCGACTCTGAGCTCGACGATCCAGAACCAGATCAAGGGCGTCGTCTTGTTCGGCTACACCAAGAACCTCCAGAACCTCGGCCGCATCCCCAACTTCCCCTCGTCCAAGCTGTCCGTCTACTGCGATGTCGCGGATGCCGTCTGCTACG GCACGCTCTTCATCCTGCCCGCGCACTTCCTCTACCAGACTGACGCGGCTGTTGCCGCCCCTATCTTCTTGGCTGGTCGCATCGGATAA
- a CDS encoding proline-specific permease: MALDNDTATPFSREGIYADTANDGKTHDSDLGRLESNTYGETHLVAQGGTKRNVKSRHAQMIAIGGSIGTGLFVGSGQVLAAGGPAFLFLAYALTSLLVYGIVTAVMEVGTFLPISGSSMSYYCNRYTSRSLGFALGWLYVYSFGIILAYEITVGSVIINYWPNNVHNAVWLTILLVVVVGLNLSPVAVYAETEFWFASLKIILFIGLLLLSVVLILGGGPSGERLGFYYWVDPGATKEYIITGSGGRFTAFLYGWVFSGFSFYFSPELIIVMGGEMRNPRKNLPIASRRFFYRLIIFYLLGSLAIGAICNSNSEGLVSGAGNANASPWVIAIRNAGINGLPTVVNAGILTSAWSAGNSYLYMASRSLYSLAVAGNAPKIFTRCNSYGLPIYAVLASSCFTLLAYLSVSSDAGVVFNWFVSLTNTAGYTSWVLCAFIFLRFRKACQAQGVKVPYQSWCQPYGAWISMIAFGFLLFANGVTVFYPGRFSASSFLTAYIGIPLFLVTYFGHKLTVGRKDPWLYAPEDVDLSTNLREVEAEAEMWTAMDEAEKEKQGNSNAWWRKISLIWQ; the protein is encoded by the coding sequence ATGGCTCTAGACAACGACACGGCAACCCCCTTTTCGAGGGAGGGCATTTACGCGGACACTGCCAATGATGGCAAAACGCACGACTCAGACCTCGGCCGACTCGAAAGCAATACCTACGGCGAGACTCATCTCGTCGCCCAGGGTGGCACGAAGCGAAATGTCAAGTCGCGTCACGCCCAGATGATTGCCATTGGTGGCAGCATTGGAACTGGTCTCTTCGTAGGATCCGGCCAGGTCCTGGCTGCTGGCGGACCGGCGTTTCTCTTCCTGGCCTATGCCCTCACTTCTCTTCTCGTCTACGGCATAGTCACGGCTGTGATGGAAGTAGGCACATTCCTCCCCATCTCGGGCAGTTCCATGTCGTACTACTGCAACCGCTACACTTCTCGATCCCTTGGATTCGCTCTTGGTTGGCTCTATGTGTATTCTTTTGGCATCATTCTCGCCTACGAAATCACAGTTGGTTCAGTCATCATCAACTACTGGCCAAACAACGTCCACAATGCTGTCTGGCTGACGATCCTCCTTGTTGTCGTCGTCGGACTCAACCTATCACCAGTTGCTGTTTACGCAGAGACCGAATTCTGGTTTGCAAGTCTGAAGATCATTCTCTTCATCGGTCTTCTGCTTCTCTCAGTGGTTCTGATTCTTGGTGGAGGGCCGAGCGGAGAACGGCTGGGTTTCTACTACTGGGTTGACCCAGGTGCGACCAAGGAGTACATCATCACAGGCTCTGGTGGTCGCTTTACTGCCTTCCTTTATGGTTGGGTGTTTTCCGGCTTCTCGTTCTACTTCAGCCCAGAGCTTATCATCGTCATGGGTGGCGAGATGCGAAACCCGCGCAAGAACCTGCCCATTGCCAGCCGACGGTTCTTCTACAGACTCATCATTTTCTACCTTCTCGGCTCGTTGGCGATTGGAGCCATCTGCAACTCCAACTCCGAGGGCCTTGTGTCCGGTGCTGGTAATGCTAATGCGTCACCTTGGGTCATTGCAATCCGCAACGCCGGGATCAATGGTTTACCCACAGTCGTCAACGCCGGTATTCTCACGAGCGCCTGGAGTGCTGGAAACTCATACCTTTACATGGCCAGTAGATCCTTGTACTCTCTTGCAGTTGCCGGCAACGCACCCAAAATCTTTACACGCTGCAACAGCTACGGTCTTCCCATTTACGCCGTCCTTGCATCGAGTTGCTTCACTCTTCTCGCGTATCTGAGCGTCTCCTCAGATGCTGGCGTGGTCTTCAACTGGTTCGTTAGTCTGACAAACACCGCTGGATACACCTCTTGGGTGCTGTGCGCATTCATCTTCCTTCGTTTCCGCAAGGCCTGCCAAGCGCAGGGCGTCAAGGTCCCTTACCAGTCCTGGTGTCAGCCCTACGGAGCGTGGATCTCCATGATTGCATTCGGCTTCCTCCTCTTCGCCAATGGAGTCACGGTGTTCTACCCCGGAAGATTCTCTGCATCTAGCTTCTTGACTGCGTATATTGGCATTCCGCTTTTCCTGGTTACATACTTTGGACACAAGCTCACGGTTGGAAGAAAGGATCCCTGGCTGTATGCTCCTGAAGATGTTGACTTGTCTACCAATTTGCGGGAGGTAGAAGCAGAGGCGGAAATGTGGACGGCCATGGATGAGGCTGAGAAGGAGAAGCAAGGCAATTCAAACGCGTGGTGGCGCAAGATTTCTCTGATTTGGCAATGA